One window from the genome of Sphaerotilus microaerophilus encodes:
- a CDS encoding efflux RND transporter permease subunit yields the protein MNSRFFIDRPIFAWVIALFILVLGAAAITRLPVAQYPTVAPPSIVISTAYPGASAKVMEDSVLSVIEQELSGAPGLIYMEGSADATGSGSITATFEPGSDVSIAQIEVQNRLSRATPRLPASVTQQGVRVDKARSNFLMVVVLTSSNPAYDPVALADYAVRNIQPELLRVPGVGQAQLFASERAMRVWLDPAKLVGYGLSTADVNNAIRAQNLQISAGSVGGLPAVGQQTQYASITVNGQLGSAEQFGAILLRANTDGSSVRLKDVARIEVGAQAYANASRLNGQMSAALGIQLSPTGNALATANAIRERMAALKAFMPEGVDYVIPFDTSKFVKISIQEVVKTLAEAIALVFVVMLLFLQNIRYTLIPTIVVPVALTGTFAVMLALGYSINVLTLFGMVLAIGILVDDAIVVVENVERIMAEEGLGPREATIKAMGQITGAIIGITVVLVSVFVPMAFFSGSVGNIYRQFSVAMVASMMFSAFMALSLTPALCATLLKPVAPGHHEKRGFFGAFNRGFKRTAKGYEGLVGRILPQAGRYLVIYGAILAAVALMYRSLPTSFLPNEDQGYIVVNMQLPPGASVQRTEAVVRQVEGFIMKQPEVDKIISVLGFSFSGSGQNAALAFVPLKPWEERSGKEHSAQALAGRTFGAMMAVRDGFIFALSPPPIPELGNATGFTFRLQDRAGQGREALLAARGQLLGMAAKSPVLQGVRPDGLEDAPQLQLDIDRERAAALGVGFDSIGSVLATAMGSTYVNDFPNAGRLQRVVVQAEAAARMQPEDVLRLHVPNSRGQQVPLSAFASTRWVTGPVQTVRYNGYPAMKIAGDAAPGHSTGDAMAEMEKLAAQLPPGFGFEWTGQSREEKLSGAQATILLAFSMLAVFLCLSALYESWSIPVAVLLVVPLGIVGALAGVWMRGMPNDVYFKVGLITIIGLSAKNAILIIEFAKDLQAEGKGLIEATLEACHLRFRPILMTSFAFILGVLPLATASGAGSASQRAIGTGVMGGMITATVLAVFLVPVFFVVIRRLFPASGHEAPHATTIGSAATDAAAAAVLRKGGH from the coding sequence ATGAATTCCCGCTTCTTCATCGACCGGCCCATCTTTGCCTGGGTCATTGCGCTGTTCATCCTGGTGCTGGGTGCGGCGGCCATCACGCGCCTGCCGGTGGCGCAGTACCCCACGGTGGCGCCGCCGTCCATCGTCATCAGCACGGCCTACCCGGGCGCCTCCGCCAAGGTGATGGAGGACAGCGTGCTGTCCGTCATCGAGCAGGAGCTCAGCGGCGCGCCTGGCCTGATCTACATGGAGGGCAGCGCCGACGCCACCGGCTCGGGCAGCATCACGGCCACCTTCGAGCCGGGCAGCGATGTGTCGATCGCCCAGATCGAGGTGCAGAACCGCCTGTCGCGCGCCACGCCGCGCCTGCCGGCCAGCGTCACGCAGCAGGGCGTGCGGGTGGACAAGGCGCGCTCCAACTTCCTGATGGTGGTTGTGCTGACCTCCAGCAACCCGGCCTACGACCCGGTGGCGCTGGCTGACTACGCGGTGCGCAACATCCAGCCCGAGCTGCTGCGCGTCCCCGGCGTGGGCCAGGCGCAGCTCTTCGCCTCCGAGCGCGCCATGCGTGTCTGGCTGGATCCGGCCAAGCTGGTCGGCTACGGCCTGTCCACCGCCGATGTCAACAACGCCATCCGCGCGCAGAACCTGCAGATCTCCGCCGGCAGCGTCGGTGGCCTGCCCGCCGTGGGGCAGCAGACGCAGTACGCCTCGATCACCGTCAACGGCCAGCTTGGCAGCGCCGAGCAGTTCGGCGCCATCCTGCTGCGCGCCAACACCGACGGCTCCAGCGTGCGCCTGAAGGACGTGGCGCGCATCGAGGTGGGTGCCCAGGCCTACGCCAACGCCTCGCGCCTGAACGGCCAGATGTCGGCCGCGCTGGGCATCCAGCTCTCGCCCACCGGCAATGCGCTGGCCACCGCCAACGCCATCCGCGAGCGCATGGCCGCGCTCAAGGCCTTCATGCCCGAGGGCGTGGACTACGTCATCCCCTTCGACACCTCCAAGTTCGTCAAGATCTCGATCCAGGAGGTTGTGAAGACCCTGGCCGAGGCGATCGCGCTGGTGTTCGTGGTGATGCTGCTGTTCCTGCAGAACATCCGCTACACGCTGATCCCCACCATCGTCGTGCCGGTGGCGCTGACCGGCACCTTCGCGGTGATGCTGGCGCTGGGCTACTCGATCAACGTGCTGACGCTGTTCGGCATGGTGCTGGCCATCGGCATCCTGGTGGACGACGCCATCGTGGTGGTCGAGAACGTCGAGCGCATCATGGCCGAGGAGGGCCTGGGCCCGCGCGAGGCCACCATCAAGGCGATGGGCCAGATCACCGGCGCCATCATCGGCATCACCGTGGTGCTGGTGAGCGTGTTCGTGCCGATGGCCTTCTTCAGCGGCTCGGTGGGCAACATCTACCGCCAGTTCTCGGTGGCGATGGTCGCCTCGATGATGTTCTCGGCCTTCATGGCGCTGTCGCTCACGCCCGCGCTGTGCGCCACGCTGCTCAAGCCGGTGGCGCCCGGCCACCATGAGAAGCGCGGCTTCTTCGGCGCCTTCAACCGTGGCTTCAAGCGCACCGCCAAGGGCTACGAGGGGCTGGTGGGGCGCATCCTGCCCCAGGCCGGGCGCTACCTGGTGATCTACGGCGCCATCCTGGCGGCGGTGGCCCTCATGTACCGCAGCCTGCCGACCTCCTTCCTGCCCAACGAGGACCAGGGCTACATCGTCGTCAACATGCAGCTGCCCCCGGGCGCCAGCGTCCAGCGCACCGAGGCGGTGGTGCGCCAAGTCGAGGGCTTCATCATGAAGCAGCCCGAGGTGGACAAGATCATCAGCGTGCTGGGCTTCAGCTTTTCCGGCTCGGGGCAGAACGCCGCGCTGGCCTTCGTGCCGCTCAAGCCCTGGGAAGAACGCTCGGGCAAGGAGCACAGCGCGCAGGCGCTGGCCGGGCGCACCTTCGGCGCCATGATGGCGGTGCGCGACGGCTTCATCTTCGCACTCAGCCCGCCGCCGATCCCCGAGCTGGGCAATGCCACCGGCTTCACCTTCCGCCTGCAGGACCGTGCGGGCCAGGGCCGCGAGGCGCTGCTCGCCGCGCGTGGCCAGCTGCTCGGCATGGCAGCCAAGAGCCCGGTGCTGCAGGGCGTGCGCCCCGACGGACTGGAAGATGCGCCGCAGCTGCAGCTGGACATCGATCGCGAGCGTGCCGCCGCGCTGGGCGTGGGCTTCGACAGCATCGGCAGCGTGCTCGCCACCGCGATGGGCTCGACCTACGTCAACGACTTCCCCAACGCCGGGCGCCTGCAGCGCGTGGTGGTGCAGGCCGAGGCCGCCGCCCGCATGCAGCCCGAGGACGTGCTGCGGCTGCACGTGCCCAACAGCCGTGGCCAGCAGGTGCCGCTGTCGGCCTTTGCCAGCACCCGCTGGGTGACCGGCCCGGTGCAGACCGTGCGCTACAACGGCTACCCGGCGATGAAGATCGCCGGGGACGCCGCGCCCGGCCATTCCACCGGGGACGCGATGGCCGAGATGGAGAAGCTGGCCGCCCAGCTGCCGCCGGGCTTCGGCTTTGAATGGACCGGCCAGTCGCGCGAGGAGAAGCTCTCCGGCGCGCAGGCCACCATCCTGCTCGCCTTCTCGATGCTGGCAGTGTTCCTCTGCCTGTCGGCGCTGTACGAGAGCTGGAGCATCCCGGTGGCCGTGCTGCTGGTGGTGCCGCTGGGCATCGTCGGCGCGCTGGCCGGCGTGTGGATGCGCGGCATGCCCAACGACGTGTATTTCAAGGTCGGCCTGATCACCATCATCGGCCTGTCGGCCAAGAACGCCATCCTGATCATCGAGTTCGCCAAGGACCTGCAGGCCGAGGGCAAGGGCCTGATCGAGGCCACGCTCGAAGCCTGCCACCTGCGCTTCCGCCCCATCCTGATGACTTCCTTCGCCTTCATCCTCGGCGTGCTGCCACTGGCCACCGCCAGCGGGGCCGGCTCGGCCAGCCAGCGCGCCATCGGCACCGGCGTGATGGGCGGCATGATCACCGCCACCGTGCTGGCCGTGTTCCTCGTGCCGGTGTTCTTCGTCGTCATCCGCCGTCTCTTCCCGGCCAGCGGCCACGAGGCGCCGCATGCCACCACGATCGGCTCGGCCGCCACCGATGCCGCCGCCGCGGCCGTCCTGCGCAAGGGAGGCCACTGA
- a CDS encoding efflux transporter outer membrane subunit has protein sequence MRRLTPIIPITRGPARATLLAAALAVAGLTGCTSLAPTYQRPAAPVPALLPVPAQAAASAALTLPEQAQVPLAWADFVRDERLRGLVRQALAANRDLRVAALGVQRAQAQLGLADADRWPTVNAAFNTSRAPNTQGVQTTGFQLGLQVSAWELDFFGRLRSLSDAAQAQWLSSEAGRRSSELALVAAVISADRSLAADLAVLALAERTRASRADSLRLTQLRFDGGAASQLERQTAASLAAQADAALAQARRQVALDRNALALLLGGTVPAEAVPGSASASGAVAVAEPLAPVPTGLDSAVLLRRPDVLQAEQALIAANANIGAARAAYFPRISLTGSAGLVSGDLGNLLGGGTFAWSIASQAVAAIFDHGRNRANVEVSTLNRDIAVAQYEKAVQSAFRDSADALAGLATWRSQLDAQQQQLAAVREIARLTDLRYRNGAASELERLDAERSLFAAEQAVIQVQLAEQLNRVALWKALGG, from the coding sequence ATGCGCCGGCTCACCCCGATCATCCCGATCACCCGCGGCCCGGCTCGGGCCACCCTGCTGGCCGCGGCACTGGCCGTGGCTGGCCTGACGGGCTGCACCAGCCTGGCGCCGACCTACCAGCGCCCCGCCGCCCCGGTGCCGGCCCTGCTGCCAGTGCCCGCCCAGGCGGCGGCATCGGCCGCGCTGACCCTGCCCGAGCAGGCCCAGGTGCCGCTGGCCTGGGCCGACTTCGTGCGTGACGAGCGCCTGCGCGGCCTGGTGCGCCAGGCCCTGGCCGCCAACCGCGACCTGCGCGTCGCGGCGCTGGGCGTGCAGCGTGCCCAGGCCCAGCTCGGCTTGGCCGATGCCGACCGCTGGCCCACCGTCAACGCCGCCTTCAACACCAGCCGGGCACCCAACACCCAGGGCGTGCAGACCACCGGCTTCCAGCTCGGCCTGCAGGTCAGCGCCTGGGAGCTGGACTTCTTTGGCCGCCTGCGCAGCCTCAGCGATGCCGCCCAGGCGCAGTGGCTGTCCAGCGAGGCCGGCCGGCGCAGCAGCGAGCTGGCGCTGGTGGCCGCTGTGATCAGCGCCGACCGCAGCCTGGCGGCCGACCTGGCCGTGCTGGCGCTGGCCGAGCGCACCCGTGCCAGCCGCGCCGACAGCCTGCGCCTGACGCAGTTGCGCTTCGATGGCGGTGCCGCCTCTCAGCTGGAACGCCAGACCGCCGCCAGCCTGGCCGCCCAGGCCGATGCGGCGCTGGCCCAGGCCCGCCGCCAGGTTGCGCTGGACCGCAATGCGCTGGCCCTGCTGCTGGGCGGCACGGTGCCGGCCGAGGCGGTGCCTGGCAGCGCCTCCGCCTCCGGCGCCGTGGCCGTGGCCGAGCCGCTCGCCCCGGTGCCCACCGGGCTGGATTCGGCTGTGCTGCTGCGTCGGCCCGACGTGCTGCAGGCCGAGCAGGCGCTCATCGCCGCCAACGCCAACATCGGTGCGGCGCGCGCCGCCTACTTTCCGCGCATCAGCCTCACCGGCAGTGCCGGGCTGGTCAGCGGCGACCTGGGCAACCTGCTGGGTGGCGGCACCTTCGCCTGGTCGATCGCCTCGCAGGCGGTGGCGGCCATCTTCGACCACGGCCGCAACCGCGCCAATGTCGAGGTCTCGACGCTCAACCGCGACATCGCCGTCGCCCAGTACGAGAAGGCCGTACAGAGCGCCTTCCGCGACAGCGCCGACGCCCTGGCCGGCCTGGCCACCTGGCGCAGCCAGCTCGACGCCCAGCAGCAGCAGCTCGCCGCCGTGCGCGAGATCGCCCGCCTCACCGACCTGCGCTACCGCAACGGTGCCGCCAGCGAGCTGGAGCGCCTGGACGCCGAGCGCAGCCTCTTCGCGGCCGAGCAGGCGGTGATCCAGGTGCAGCTGGCCGAGCAGCTCAACCGCGTGGCGCTGTGGAAGGCGCTG